Proteins from one Setaria italica strain Yugu1 chromosome V, Setaria_italica_v2.0, whole genome shotgun sequence genomic window:
- the LOC101766808 gene encoding histone deacetylase HDT2 isoform X1 yields MEFWGEEVKPGAKVSCRADEGYVIHLSQAALGETKKGSENVVVSIQVDDKKLVLGTLSVDKHPQIMCDLIFEDDFEISHSSKTASVFLCGYKSPIPIFEPDSGDDEISSDEELETEDIPIKNDEIKKSGADVPVKNVKNVKQDDDEETSSGDDGFTDDSDDSEMSEDSDEETSSGADLTGDSEDETDDSEEQTPTPKKPEVVGKKRATEAVASSGKKAKVEPSGKKTGDKKGVHVSTPHPAKQASKTPAEKSGKTPATDKKSKDKSPKSGSHACKSCSKTFGSDKALESHKKAKHEA; encoded by the exons ATGGAGTTCTGGG GTGAAGAAGTAAAGCCAGGAGCCAAGGTTTCTTGCAGAGCTGATGAGGGTTATGTTATCCACCTCTCACAG GCTGCACTGGGGGAAACAAAGAAAGGGAGTGAGAATGTAGTTGTTTCTATCCAAGTTGATGACAAGAAGCTGGTGCTTGGAACTCTGTCAGTTGATAAGCACCCTCAGATTATGTGTGACTTGATATTTGAGGATGATTTTGAGATATCGCACAGTTCAAAGACTGCAAGTGTCTTCTTGTGTGGTTACAAGTCGCCGATTCCAATTTTTGA GCCTGATTCTGGTGATGATGAAATTAGTTCAGATGAAGAGCTGGAAACTGAAGATATCCCCATTAAAAATGATGAAATTA AAAAATCTGGTGCAGATGTTCCTGTGAAAAATGTTAAAAATGTCAaacaagatgatgatgaagaaacgTCCAGTGGTGATGATGGTTTCACTGATGATTCAGATGATAGTGAAATGTCTGAGGATTCTGATGAAGAAACATCCAGTGGTGCTGATCTCACTGGTGATTCTGAAGATGAAACTGATGATTCGGAAGAACAGACTCCTACACCAAAGAAG CCTGAAGTTGTTGGCAAGAAGAGAGCAACTGAAGCTGTGGCATCTTCTGGTAAGAAGGCAAAGGTTGAACCATCTGGTAAGAAAACAG GTGACAAGAAGGGCGTTCATGTGTCAACTCCTCATCCTGCAAAGCAAGCCAGCAAGACTCCTGCAGAAAAGTCTGGCAAGACCCCAGCAACTGACAAGAAGTCAAAGGATAAGTCCCCCAAATCTGGTAGCCATGCCTGCAAGTCATGCAGCAA GACTTTCGGCAGTGACAAAGCACTGGAGTCTCATAAGAAGGCGAAGCATGAAGCCTAG
- the LOC101766808 gene encoding histone deacetylase HDT2 isoform X2, translating into MEFWGEEVKPGAKVSCRADEGYVIHLSQAALGETKKGSENVVVSIQVDDKKLVLGTLSVDKHPQIMCDLIFEDDFEISHSSKTASVFLCGYKSPIPIFEPDSGDDEISSDEELETEDIPIKNDEIKKSGADVPVKNVKNVKQDDDEETSSGDDGFTDDSDDSEMSEDSDEETSSGADLTGDSEDETDDSEEQTPTPKKPEVVGKKRATEAVASSGKKAKVEPSGDKKGVHVSTPHPAKQASKTPAEKSGKTPATDKKSKDKSPKSGSHACKSCSKTFGSDKALESHKKAKHEA; encoded by the exons ATGGAGTTCTGGG GTGAAGAAGTAAAGCCAGGAGCCAAGGTTTCTTGCAGAGCTGATGAGGGTTATGTTATCCACCTCTCACAG GCTGCACTGGGGGAAACAAAGAAAGGGAGTGAGAATGTAGTTGTTTCTATCCAAGTTGATGACAAGAAGCTGGTGCTTGGAACTCTGTCAGTTGATAAGCACCCTCAGATTATGTGTGACTTGATATTTGAGGATGATTTTGAGATATCGCACAGTTCAAAGACTGCAAGTGTCTTCTTGTGTGGTTACAAGTCGCCGATTCCAATTTTTGA GCCTGATTCTGGTGATGATGAAATTAGTTCAGATGAAGAGCTGGAAACTGAAGATATCCCCATTAAAAATGATGAAATTA AAAAATCTGGTGCAGATGTTCCTGTGAAAAATGTTAAAAATGTCAaacaagatgatgatgaagaaacgTCCAGTGGTGATGATGGTTTCACTGATGATTCAGATGATAGTGAAATGTCTGAGGATTCTGATGAAGAAACATCCAGTGGTGCTGATCTCACTGGTGATTCTGAAGATGAAACTGATGATTCGGAAGAACAGACTCCTACACCAAAGAAG CCTGAAGTTGTTGGCAAGAAGAGAGCAACTGAAGCTGTGGCATCTTCTGGTAAGAAGGCAAAGGTTGAACCATCTG GTGACAAGAAGGGCGTTCATGTGTCAACTCCTCATCCTGCAAAGCAAGCCAGCAAGACTCCTGCAGAAAAGTCTGGCAAGACCCCAGCAACTGACAAGAAGTCAAAGGATAAGTCCCCCAAATCTGGTAGCCATGCCTGCAAGTCATGCAGCAA GACTTTCGGCAGTGACAAAGCACTGGAGTCTCATAAGAAGGCGAAGCATGAAGCCTAG